In Treponema denticola, one genomic interval encodes:
- a CDS encoding M23 family metallopeptidase codes for MRKKRILVWPLFFGFFLGLFAWGGRENNDQEHTAKTERALYIISSPEKGELGSFFNIRFKAVRKIEKAWISIYSPEEKKIQTINAFPIDKSEKEWTALAAVAVWWKCGRWKIRTHFIIGGALFEEDKDFDVTEKEFEEFVMNLSAKNTKILQDKSPKKTEQRNRFAEIIKEQNIDSLYWRGPFIMPFPAKRISSTFAEKRTSKYTDGKTSTSRHWGIDYPAPTGTPIAAPGDGKIVLAENRIVTGWTIIIEHAPAVYTIYYHLNKIYIKEGDFVKQNTKIAEIGSTGFSTGPHLHWELRINEIPADPELLLTKELF; via the coding sequence ATGCGAAAAAAAAGAATTTTAGTTTGGCCGCTATTTTTTGGTTTTTTCTTAGGCCTTTTTGCATGGGGAGGAAGGGAAAATAATGACCAAGAGCATACTGCAAAAACGGAAAGGGCTCTTTATATTATTTCAAGTCCTGAAAAAGGAGAACTGGGATCCTTTTTTAATATAAGATTTAAGGCAGTAAGAAAAATTGAAAAAGCTTGGATCAGTATCTATAGCCCCGAAGAAAAAAAAATTCAAACCATCAATGCCTTCCCGATAGATAAGTCGGAAAAAGAATGGACGGCTTTAGCAGCCGTTGCAGTCTGGTGGAAATGCGGAAGATGGAAGATAAGAACTCATTTTATAATCGGCGGAGCTCTTTTTGAAGAAGACAAAGATTTTGATGTTACGGAAAAAGAATTTGAAGAATTTGTAATGAATCTAAGTGCAAAAAACACCAAAATTTTACAAGATAAGAGTCCTAAAAAAACGGAACAACGGAATCGGTTTGCCGAAATTATAAAAGAACAAAATATTGACAGCCTTTATTGGCGGGGACCTTTTATAATGCCTTTTCCGGCAAAAAGAATAAGCTCCACATTTGCCGAAAAAAGAACCTCAAAATACACGGACGGAAAAACTTCAACAAGCCGGCACTGGGGTATAGACTACCCTGCCCCAACGGGCACTCCAATAGCAGCACCGGGCGACGGCAAGATAGTTCTTGCAGAAAATAGAATTGTAACAGGCTGGACCATTATAATCGAACATGCCCCCGCCGTTTATACGATATACTACCATCTAAATAAGATTTATATAAAAGAAGGAGATTTTGTAAAACAAAATACAAAAATTGCAGAAATAGGGAGTACGGGTTTTTCGACCGGTCCCCATCTGCATTGGGAGCTGCGCATAAATGAAATACCAGCCGACCCTGAACTTCTTCTAACAAAAGAATTATTTTAG
- the recJ gene encoding single-stranded-DNA-specific exonuclease RecJ, whose translation MNWQKKEIGPELVNAIKKKYGCDPLTAAILVRRGIIEGEEILFYLEDDMRYLHSPFLFKNMEDAVDRILNAKEEGEKVLIFGDRDVDGITSTTLLYEALNKLGLDVSWRIPTGDESYGLSIEAVEKHAEQDGTLIITVDCGISNFKEIEKANSLGIDVIVVDHHTPQENLPDAAVIINCKVPDSGYPYEHLSGCATAWKLITAIRFGMQPFYKQQVCLLNVRPVNDAFSIEAVKLVNMVQTAKITETVIPGMLSFSETRLGNFLSGQQIFVWDAPLQKKQLKNIFGNGIEFNFFDFQPEISKHFPKMADMSLLRLKEFSTIGKYSTEAPSELDTFKNIFITFIQQKNNFYGQQEASEIQLVALSTLADLMELKGENRIIVKQGLKEINKKPRLGLVDLMAIQKILGSPIGTEDIAWNISPLVNATGRMGRPETAIELFLAKDSNDRTAKAQEIFKMNEERKTLGSRAWEIALPLAQESLKEYNEKLVVAVSGEFHRGITGILAGKLAEYFKLPALAICLMPDGSAVASIRSARGFRLLDFLEPYSELFLDYGGHDFAAGFGIEQNKLSQFLERLKNFSQAMKFENTEDSETIVVDAELPHEYLKPEILNLVDKFEPYGCSSPALIFLTKKAKILNASIIGKTEPLHLRFNLECGKYKWTALYWKAAEKLGKEFKIGDYVDIVFNVSKNYFNGSVTPKMIIKDLKRTD comes from the coding sequence ATGAACTGGCAAAAAAAAGAAATCGGACCTGAACTGGTAAATGCAATAAAAAAAAAATATGGATGTGACCCTCTTACTGCTGCAATCTTGGTAAGGCGTGGAATTATAGAAGGAGAAGAAATCCTCTTTTACTTGGAAGATGATATGCGCTACCTTCACAGCCCCTTCCTTTTTAAAAATATGGAAGATGCCGTAGACCGCATTCTAAATGCTAAAGAAGAAGGCGAAAAAGTTTTAATTTTTGGAGACCGTGATGTAGACGGTATTACAAGCACGACATTGCTCTATGAAGCCTTAAACAAACTGGGGCTTGATGTATCATGGCGGATACCTACGGGCGATGAGAGCTACGGTCTTTCTATAGAAGCTGTAGAAAAACATGCCGAACAGGACGGCACCCTTATAATAACCGTAGACTGCGGAATCTCAAACTTCAAAGAAATTGAAAAAGCTAACAGCTTGGGTATTGATGTAATAGTCGTAGATCATCACACCCCTCAGGAAAATTTGCCGGATGCGGCCGTTATAATAAACTGTAAGGTACCGGATTCCGGTTATCCCTATGAACATCTGTCAGGTTGTGCAACCGCATGGAAGCTGATAACGGCGATTAGATTCGGGATGCAGCCCTTCTACAAACAGCAAGTATGCCTTTTAAATGTGCGGCCTGTAAATGATGCTTTTTCAATTGAAGCAGTAAAACTCGTAAACATGGTACAAACCGCTAAAATTACCGAGACGGTCATCCCCGGCATGCTGTCCTTTTCTGAAACAAGGCTCGGAAATTTTTTAAGCGGGCAGCAAATCTTCGTATGGGATGCTCCCTTACAAAAAAAACAGCTTAAAAATATTTTCGGTAATGGAATAGAATTTAATTTTTTTGATTTTCAGCCGGAAATATCAAAACACTTCCCCAAGATGGCCGACATGAGCCTTTTACGTTTAAAAGAATTTTCTACAATCGGAAAATATTCTACCGAAGCCCCGTCTGAGCTTGATACATTTAAAAATATTTTTATTACATTTATTCAACAAAAAAATAACTTTTACGGTCAGCAGGAGGCCTCAGAAATTCAGCTTGTCGCCCTTTCGACGCTGGCAGATCTCATGGAGTTAAAGGGAGAAAACCGAATCATCGTAAAACAGGGCTTAAAAGAAATAAATAAAAAACCCCGTCTCGGCCTCGTAGACTTGATGGCAATACAAAAAATTTTAGGTTCTCCTATAGGCACCGAAGATATCGCATGGAATATTTCTCCGCTGGTAAACGCAACGGGCAGGATGGGACGGCCTGAAACGGCTATCGAGCTTTTTCTTGCCAAAGACTCAAACGATAGAACAGCAAAAGCTCAAGAAATATTTAAAATGAATGAAGAGAGAAAAACTTTAGGAAGCAGAGCATGGGAAATAGCCCTTCCCTTAGCACAGGAGAGCTTAAAAGAATATAACGAAAAACTGGTAGTAGCCGTAAGCGGCGAGTTTCATAGGGGGATAACAGGAATCCTTGCAGGAAAATTAGCCGAATACTTTAAGCTTCCGGCCCTAGCCATCTGCCTGATGCCTGACGGCAGTGCCGTTGCTTCAATACGGTCTGCACGGGGATTCAGGCTCTTGGACTTTTTAGAACCATATAGTGAGCTTTTTTTAGATTACGGAGGTCATGATTTTGCTGCAGGCTTCGGAATAGAACAAAACAAACTGTCTCAATTTTTAGAAAGGCTAAAGAACTTTTCTCAAGCTATGAAATTTGAAAACACCGAAGATTCGGAAACTATTGTAGTTGATGCCGAGCTTCCGCATGAATATTTAAAACCTGAAATATTAAATTTAGTTGACAAGTTTGAACCCTACGGATGCAGCTCTCCGGCTCTTATTTTTTTAACAAAAAAAGCAAAAATCTTAAATGCCTCAATCATAGGTAAAACCGAACCTCTGCATCTGCGTTTTAATTTAGAATGCGGAAAGTATAAATGGACGGCTCTTTATTGGAAGGCGGCAGAAAAACTGGGTAAGGAATTTAAGATTGGAGATTATGTCGATATAGTATTCAATGTGTCTAAAAATTATTTTAACGGCTCTGTTACGCCGAAAATGATTATCAAAGATTTAAAAAGAACGGATTAA
- a CDS encoding thymidine phosphorylase, producing MRAADIIMKKRGIKGHPLEPLNRKEIEFIVNSYVRGEIPEYQISAWLMAVYFNGMSFEETAILTDVMLHSGKTMDLSGLQGPFVDKHSTGGVGDKLSLPLAPIVAANGIKVPMMSGRALGHTGGTLDKLESVTGYRTNLSESEFKNFISKTGFAMTGQTKEIVPADRLLYAMRDVTATVESIPLITSSILSKKVAEGSEALVFDVKCGKGAFMKSLSDAEALAISLVGTAKAMGKKARALITNMNEPLGIMAGNFLEIEETIDILKGQGPEDSTELTLQLAAHMLILGEKAKTEEEGLSLAKEAVSSGRALDLFMQNIELQGGNSKTLMTEYKTRRSKFFEELRAEKDGFIGSIDAFEVGMAGVNLGVGRSKTTDPVCPDAGIEILKHKGDKVKKGDLIMMVYGKDKESLSTAIPLLKKSIEYSETSPQKEKLIFKIIKQEDL from the coding sequence ATGAGAGCTGCAGATATTATTATGAAAAAACGCGGAATTAAGGGGCATCCCTTAGAACCCTTAAACCGCAAAGAAATAGAGTTCATCGTAAATTCTTATGTAAGGGGAGAAATACCCGAGTACCAAATTTCGGCATGGCTGATGGCCGTTTATTTTAATGGAATGAGCTTTGAGGAAACAGCTATTCTCACAGATGTCATGCTTCACTCGGGGAAAACAATGGATCTTTCAGGACTTCAAGGCCCATTTGTCGACAAACATTCAACGGGAGGGGTTGGAGATAAGCTTTCTCTTCCTCTCGCTCCCATTGTAGCGGCAAACGGAATTAAGGTGCCTATGATGAGCGGACGAGCTCTAGGTCATACCGGCGGAACCCTTGATAAGCTTGAATCCGTTACAGGATATAGGACAAATCTAAGCGAATCCGAATTTAAAAACTTTATATCAAAAACAGGTTTTGCTATGACCGGCCAAACAAAGGAAATTGTACCGGCAGACCGCCTTCTTTATGCGATGCGGGATGTTACGGCTACGGTAGAATCAATCCCCCTTATTACTTCAAGTATTTTGTCAAAAAAAGTTGCAGAAGGTTCCGAAGCCCTGGTCTTCGATGTAAAATGCGGAAAAGGAGCCTTTATGAAAAGCTTGAGCGATGCGGAGGCCTTAGCAATAAGCCTTGTAGGCACAGCCAAGGCTATGGGAAAAAAGGCTAGAGCCTTGATAACAAACATGAATGAACCCCTTGGAATAATGGCCGGAAACTTTTTAGAAATTGAAGAAACAATAGATATACTAAAGGGGCAAGGCCCTGAGGACAGTACGGAACTCACATTGCAGCTTGCAGCTCATATGCTTATTTTAGGCGAAAAGGCAAAGACGGAAGAAGAAGGGCTTTCTCTTGCAAAAGAGGCCGTAAGCTCAGGCAGGGCACTGGATCTTTTTATGCAAAACATAGAACTTCAAGGAGGCAACTCAAAGACCCTTATGACCGAATATAAAACCCGCCGCAGCAAATTCTTTGAAGAGCTAAGGGCCGAAAAAGACGGTTTTATTGGAAGCATAGATGCTTTTGAAGTCGGAATGGCCGGAGTAAACCTTGGAGTAGGAAGAAGTAAAACAACAGACCCTGTATGCCCCGATGCCGGAATTGAAATTTTAAAACACAAGGGGGACAAAGTAAAAAAGGGAGATCTTATAATGATGGTTTATGGTAAAGATAAGGAATCTCTTTCTACTGCAATACCTCTTTTAAAAAAATCAATAGAATATTCCGAAACATCTCCGCAAAAAGAAAAGCTCATTTTTAAAATTATTAAACAAGAAGATCTTTAA
- a CDS encoding MFS transporter — translation MNLRQKLFVFLQLSVLRCLYHNHIRLVTCLLPLFCKYAGISLIGDEIGSVAISIWVALQTDNPINFALVYSAAKFSRIVFSLFSGSIVDSFNKKKILYLSDSAQFVLNIFILFLILLNLDFKLKVFLFCLISVLQGFCLSIFKPSSRAILPEIINKENLKKANSVLEMSKSLISMLAVIFAAGLVMLLGCEVCILINAITFFISALSEIFIRYDFKNKDEQKKAESKLKKIFDGYRYVLSEKELLRFALLASCLNFFCTPIFSNILTYQFKTVFMFNWQSTFPFLNKFLKDEKSFLALLSTIVFFGLGIGNILGSLASRKVSGKNIKFFALVLPAFSFLILGFYFWFLKENNFLFNIILLGGIISSSALLAGFSMGVFNVYVTSLYQKKVRPEFSGRFFAFNTVLIQISSPIGMLIGSSIAAIGIFYPVFLFAGIFLLLLGFIYMSR, via the coding sequence ATGAACCTTCGGCAAAAGCTATTTGTCTTTCTTCAGCTCTCTGTACTGCGATGTCTGTATCATAATCATATTCGGCTAGTAACATGTTTATTACCTCTCTTTTGCAAATATGCGGGCATCTCGCTGATAGGCGATGAGATAGGAAGCGTAGCTATTTCTATCTGGGTCGCCCTTCAAACAGATAATCCTATAAATTTTGCCCTTGTATATTCTGCAGCCAAATTTTCAAGAATTGTTTTTTCTCTTTTTTCGGGTTCAATCGTAGACAGCTTTAACAAAAAGAAGATTTTATACTTAAGCGACTCGGCTCAATTTGTTTTAAATATTTTTATTCTATTTTTGATTCTTTTAAATTTGGATTTTAAGTTAAAGGTATTTTTGTTTTGCCTTATAAGTGTTTTGCAAGGTTTTTGCCTGTCCATCTTTAAGCCGTCGAGCAGGGCAATTTTGCCCGAAATAATAAATAAAGAAAATTTAAAAAAAGCTAATTCGGTTTTGGAAATGAGTAAGAGCTTAATTTCGATGCTGGCCGTAATCTTTGCTGCGGGGCTTGTGATGCTCTTAGGCTGTGAGGTCTGTATTTTAATAAATGCCATAACTTTTTTTATATCCGCCCTATCCGAGATTTTTATTCGTTACGATTTTAAAAATAAAGATGAGCAAAAAAAAGCGGAGTCAAAGTTAAAAAAAATCTTCGACGGATACCGCTATGTTTTAAGCGAAAAAGAACTTTTAAGATTTGCATTATTGGCTTCATGCTTAAACTTTTTTTGTACACCGATTTTTTCGAACATACTGACCTATCAGTTTAAGACGGTTTTTATGTTTAATTGGCAGTCGACTTTTCCTTTTCTAAATAAATTTTTAAAAGATGAAAAATCTTTTTTAGCTCTTCTTTCAACAATTGTTTTTTTCGGCTTAGGAATAGGAAATATACTGGGCAGCCTTGCTTCTCGAAAGGTTTCCGGTAAAAATATAAAATTTTTTGCTTTGGTTTTGCCGGCCTTTTCTTTTTTGATTTTAGGTTTTTACTTTTGGTTTTTAAAAGAAAACAACTTTTTATTTAATATAATCTTACTCGGCGGTATTATCAGCTCATCCGCCCTGCTTGCAGGTTTCAGTATGGGAGTTTTTAATGTCTATGTAACAAGCCTTTACCAAAAAAAAGTACGGCCCGAATTCTCAGGAAGATTTTTTGCCTTTAATACCGTGCTGATTCAAATATCTTCTCCGATAGGAATGCTTATCGGCAGCAGTATCGCTGCAATAGGCATTTTTTATCCCGTCTTTCTTTTTGCCGGAATCTTTTTACTCTTGCTCGGGTTTATTTACATGTCAAGATAA
- a CDS encoding formylglycine-generating enzyme family protein, translated as MGQNYFHNNKEHQVSLDAYWMGEEEVTQQLYELVMGTNPSHFKGSLYPPETGEIQEQRPVEYVNWYDCIAFCNELTRCCSTLKESECVYTVGGHTYTVQDAQQKKEPAMNRSKKGFRLPTEAEWEWAAQGGSARQTYAGTNNQNELGKYAWYGLQNGGNSGKKTHQGRRKDVNALWSFYDMNGNVSEWCWDWYKNETPTGGTNPTGPASGIKRVCRGGGCYSVTTSYDQYECAFRDYDDPAESYQFYYKGLRIVCRD; from the coding sequence ATCGGACAGAACTATTTTCATAACAACAAGGAGCATCAGGTAAGTTTGGATGCCTACTGGATGGGAGAAGAGGAAGTAACGCAGCAACTGTACGAACTGGTAATGGGTACAAACCCGAGCCACTTTAAAGGCTCGCTCTACCCGCCTGAAACAGGTGAAATACAGGAGCAGCGTCCGGTAGAATATGTCAACTGGTATGACTGCATTGCCTTTTGCAACGAGCTGACGCGCTGTTGTTCCACTTTGAAAGAAAGCGAATGCGTATATACGGTTGGGGGGCATACCTACACCGTACAGGACGCACAGCAAAAAAAAGAGCCTGCGATGAACAGGAGCAAAAAAGGCTTCCGATTGCCCACCGAAGCCGAATGGGAATGGGCAGCCCAAGGCGGCTCTGCGCGGCAGACCTATGCCGGAACAAACAATCAAAACGAGCTTGGAAAATATGCGTGGTACGGCTTGCAAAACGGCGGCAACAGCGGCAAAAAAACCCACCAAGGACGCAGGAAGGACGTTAATGCCCTTTGGTCCTTCTACGATATGAACGGCAACGTTTCCGAATGGTGCTGGGACTGGTATAAGAATGAAACGCCTACAGGCGGAACTAACCCGACCGGACCGGCGTCAGGCATCAAGCGCGTTTGTCGCGGCGGCGGCTGTTATAGCGTTACTACGTCTTATGATCAGTACGAGTGTGCATTTCGGGACTACGATGACCCTGCTGAAAGTTACCAGTTCTATTATAAGGGCTTACGCATAGTGTGCAGGGATTAG
- a CDS encoding four helix bundle protein, with protein sequence MKTDNVIVDKSKAFALKVIALYKKLCDKNREFVMSKQLLKSGTSIGANIKEAEQGQSKADFYAKLYIALKEASETEYWLELLHESGYIGEEDFCAIYRDCQEIIKILVAITKHRNNG encoded by the coding sequence ATGAAGACCGATAACGTTATTGTTGATAAGTCGAAGGCGTTTGCGTTAAAGGTAATCGCCTTGTACAAAAAGCTCTGCGATAAGAACCGCGAATTCGTTATGTCGAAGCAGCTTTTAAAAAGCGGAACGAGTATCGGAGCAAACATTAAAGAAGCCGAGCAGGGACAAAGCAAGGCGGACTTTTATGCAAAGCTCTATATCGCGCTCAAAGAGGCAAGCGAAACGGAATATTGGCTGGAGCTTTTACACGAAAGCGGGTATATCGGCGAGGAAGACTTTTGTGCAATCTACCGAGACTGCCAAGAAATCATCAAAATCCTCGTCGCTATAACGAAACACAGGAATAATGGGTAA
- a CDS encoding DUF4469 domain-containing protein — protein sequence MAKKKFVWEVYLRPNTLTKDNDRDCIADVHAHVSTQHNEDIADIITKERSEFRKETILSILGLRDKAVKDLIQQGAAFMDGLVQISPRVSGVWETENSAYDEKIHKRTVDLIPTADLRTALDAIGVKVLGAKEESARITAITDTATGLNDGTLTIGDDIIIEGDKLKVDEKDAQQGVFFKAADGTEHKTTRRLSVNKPGQIIARVPQALPAGKVTVIVRTKYSAGAIPLKTLREIVYGYPCTAKT from the coding sequence ATGGCAAAGAAGAAATTCGTGTGGGAAGTGTATTTGCGTCCGAATACGCTCACAAAGGACAATGACCGCGATTGTATCGCCGACGTTCATGCGCATGTTTCAACGCAGCATAACGAAGACATTGCGGACATTATCACCAAGGAACGAAGCGAGTTCCGCAAAGAAACCATCTTGAGCATCCTCGGTTTGCGCGATAAAGCGGTCAAAGACCTTATTCAGCAGGGAGCGGCCTTTATGGACGGACTCGTGCAAATCAGTCCGCGCGTATCGGGCGTGTGGGAAACGGAGAACTCCGCCTACGACGAAAAAATCCACAAGAGGACGGTTGACCTTATCCCGACCGCCGACCTGCGCACGGCGCTCGACGCAATCGGCGTAAAAGTGCTCGGCGCAAAGGAAGAAAGCGCCCGCATCACGGCGATCACCGATACGGCTACCGGCTTAAACGACGGCACGCTCACCATCGGGGACGACATCATAATAGAAGGCGACAAGCTCAAAGTGGACGAAAAGGACGCTCAACAGGGCGTGTTCTTTAAAGCCGCCGACGGCACGGAACACAAAACAACGAGGCGCCTGTCGGTCAACAAGCCCGGCCAAATCATCGCGCGCGTACCGCAAGCGCTTCCGGCAGGAAAGGTAACGGTCATCGTGCGCACAAAGTATTCGGCAGGGGCAATTCCGCTTAAAACCCTGCGCGAAATCGTCTACGGCTACCCGTGCACGGCAAAAACATAG
- a CDS encoding formylglycine-generating enzyme family protein, with product MKFRTHNKKKRVVALIIAAFLAVALLFTACPNNAGGGGSSTVNITVKGNANVNVPSKPVAVLKGAKWAEVKSTVKSKVSTQTGFLIVSWHLGADESAPELKDTDVFVKDTTVFVKSRANLPDLSPIQGSGTQVKITFAVTPEGGGSILGPNPISVNKGTRWNSVLKAYAEAALKVNYGFQCNGWKKDGNPVNDTYTFDGDTTILAELKDMRIYLTVKGDSNVTVNNPTETIVIKSGVKWQSIKGTVAAKVSVNKPNYVITKWHRGTGASDPVLTDEYEFKKDDGQDRTVYAETVGSTVNITVKGDEHIDLPAEPVAVLKGAKWAEAKSTVQGKVSAKTGWLLDTWHLGEDESAPELEDTDTFIKDTTVFVKSRANLPDLSPIQGSGTQVKITFGVTPEGGGSILGPNPISVNKGTRWNSVLKDYAAAALKVHYGFQCNGWKKNGNTVNDTYTFDDDTTIFADMEDLRINITVRGDSNVSVPDSTPLVVLSGRKWQDIKEQAAGRIQVSDPSNIAVTAWHRGESESAPVLTDEYEFKKTEGQNRTVFAKTGDRRITLTVTYGSGSGTPATAGTITIYDGDEWHNVQKQVAPLVSVPEDHSIHWYLDNAGGELINFFYTFKASDGNARTVYARISPPIELTVTYGRITGATVTLGTGTAKHRELWYFVQNRLKDKYPLLSNTEVEWHWNDKNGALISGTYMLDAGNVPSNTVYAFVRPKIITYYGGLRYRAPIGSNGSYEDYDMKKIDAVTNGTVGGLNDPRINVYNNVHKVSLTAYRIGTTEVTQELYELVMAHNPSYFQGSSHPTASGESQEKRPVEKVSWFDAVAFCNELTRCCYSLGEAQCVYTYNGHTYTVEDAQDKKVPVMDMSKKGFRLPTEAEWEWAAQGGSARQKWAGTSFPDEVVTCAWYDKNSYGLTHHVGRLKKNLFGLFDMSGNVWEWCWDWYSDPLPENSTDPTGSTSGPGRIKRGGSYAQHIVKHDPEGCRCAYRYLQEPDENNKNTGFRIVCRYEF from the coding sequence ATGAAGTTTAGAACACACAACAAAAAGAAAAGAGTCGTGGCGCTCATTATAGCCGCATTTTTGGCAGTTGCTCTGCTGTTTACCGCATGCCCGAACAACGCGGGAGGCGGAGGCAGTTCGACCGTCAACATCACCGTAAAAGGGAATGCGAACGTCAATGTGCCGTCGAAGCCGGTTGCGGTACTGAAGGGTGCCAAGTGGGCGGAAGTGAAGTCGACGGTCAAAAGCAAGGTCAGTACTCAAACGGGTTTTTTGATTGTCTCGTGGCATTTGGGTGCTGACGAAAGTGCGCCGGAACTGAAAGACACGGACGTGTTTGTTAAAGACACCACCGTGTTCGTCAAATCGCGGGCGAACTTACCCGACTTAAGCCCCATACAGGGCTCAGGAACACAAGTCAAAATCACCTTTGCCGTAACGCCTGAGGGAGGCGGTTCCATACTGGGGCCGAACCCGATCAGCGTCAACAAGGGAACCCGTTGGAATTCGGTTCTTAAAGCCTATGCCGAAGCCGCGCTCAAAGTGAACTACGGCTTTCAGTGTAACGGATGGAAAAAGGACGGCAACCCGGTAAACGATACCTACACCTTCGACGGCGACACAACCATCCTTGCCGAGCTGAAAGACATGCGCATTTACTTGACGGTTAAAGGCGACAGCAACGTTACCGTCAACAACCCGACGGAAACGATTGTCATTAAAAGCGGGGTAAAGTGGCAGAGCATTAAAGGAACCGTTGCCGCCAAAGTAAGCGTGAACAAACCAAACTACGTCATAACCAAGTGGCACCGCGGAACGGGCGCAAGCGATCCCGTGCTGACCGACGAGTACGAGTTCAAAAAAGACGACGGACAAGACCGCACCGTCTATGCCGAAACGGTCGGATCTACCGTCAACATCACCGTAAAAGGCGATGAGCACATAGACCTGCCGGCAGAACCGGTTGCGGTACTGAAGGGTGCCAAGTGGGCGGAAGCGAAGTCGACGGTTCAAGGCAAGGTCAGTGCAAAGACGGGCTGGCTTTTGGACACGTGGCACTTGGGCGAGGACGAAAGCGCACCGGAGCTTGAAGACACGGACACGTTTATCAAAGACACTACCGTGTTCGTCAAATCGCGGGCGAACTTACCCGACTTAAGCCCCATACAGGGCTCAGGAACACAAGTCAAAATCACCTTCGGCGTAACGCCTGAGGGAGGCGGTTCCATACTGGGGCCGAACCCGATCAGCGTCAACAAGGGAACCCGTTGGAATTCGGTTCTTAAAGACTATGCGGCAGCTGCGCTCAAAGTGCACTACGGTTTTCAGTGTAACGGATGGAAAAAGAACGGCAATACGGTGAACGATACCTACACCTTCGACGACGACACAACCATCTTTGCCGATATGGAAGACCTGCGCATTAACATCACCGTAAGGGGCGACAGCAACGTGAGCGTACCGGACAGCACGCCGCTTGTCGTTCTGAGCGGAAGAAAGTGGCAGGACATAAAAGAGCAGGCCGCAGGCAGGATACAGGTCAGCGATCCTTCAAATATTGCCGTAACCGCATGGCATCGGGGAGAAAGCGAAAGTGCTCCTGTGTTGACCGACGAATACGAGTTTAAAAAAACCGAGGGGCAAAACCGCACCGTCTTTGCCAAAACGGGCGACCGGCGCATTACGCTTACCGTTACATACGGTTCAGGCTCGGGCACACCGGCGACCGCCGGTACTATCACCATATACGACGGTGATGAGTGGCACAACGTACAAAAGCAGGTTGCACCGCTGGTAAGCGTTCCCGAAGACCACTCCATACACTGGTATTTGGATAATGCAGGCGGGGAGCTTATAAACTTTTTCTATACGTTTAAAGCAAGCGACGGGAATGCGCGCACGGTGTATGCCAGAATATCGCCGCCCATAGAGCTTACCGTTACATACGGCAGGATTACGGGGGCAACGGTAACGCTCGGCACCGGAACCGCAAAGCACCGCGAGTTGTGGTACTTCGTACAAAACCGGCTTAAGGATAAGTATCCTCTTTTGTCTAATACGGAGGTGGAATGGCATTGGAATGATAAAAACGGAGCGCTTATAAGCGGTACCTATATGTTAGATGCCGGCAACGTGCCGTCGAACACGGTGTATGCGTTTGTCAGACCTAAAATAATTACGTATTACGGCGGACTGAGGTATCGTGCACCGATAGGCTCTAACGGTTCGTATGAAGATTACGATATGAAAAAGATAGACGCGGTAACAAACGGCACTGTCGGAGGCTTGAACGACCCCCGCATAAACGTCTACAACAATGTGCATAAGGTCAGTTTAACCGCCTATCGGATAGGCACAACGGAAGTTACGCAAGAGTTGTACGAGTTGGTAATGGCACACAATCCGAGTTACTTTCAGGGCAGCTCACATCCGACTGCATCAGGCGAGAGCCAAGAAAAGCGCCCGGTAGAAAAGGTAAGCTGGTTTGATGCGGTAGCTTTTTGCAACGAGCTTACGCGCTGTTGTTACTCTTTGGGAGAAGCGCAATGCGTGTATACCTATAACGGGCATACCTACACGGTAGAAGACGCACAGGATAAAAAAGTGCCGGTCATGGATATGAGCAAAAAAGGTTTCCGATTGCCCACCGAAGCCGAATGGGAATGGGCGGCGCAAGGCGGCAGTGCACGGCAGAAATGGGCGGGCACGAGCTTCCCAGACGAAGTTGTAACCTGTGCGTGGTACGATAAAAACAGCTACGGCCTAACGCACCACGTGGGAAGGCTGAAGAAAAACCTATTCGGTCTTTTTGACATGTCGGGCAACGTATGGGAATGGTGCTGGGATTGGTACAGCGACCCTCTGCCTGAAAACAGTACAGACCCCACCGGATCGACTTCGGGGCCTGGGCGCATCAAACGCGGCGGCAGCTACGCTCAGCACATCGTCAAGCACGACCCTGAAGGTTGCCGTTGTGCGTATCGCTACCTTCAAGAGCCCGACGAGAACAACAAGAATACCGGCTTTCGCATAGTGTGCAGGTATGAGTTTTAG